ACATCGTTTTTGATACCGAACAATATGTCGTTTTTATCCTGATCGCACAAATACGGAATATTTATATGTATGTGCGGTATATTTATCGATTTATGGTTTTTGATCACTCCGCCCTGAATCACGGTGCAGGTAATTTCACCGCCGTTTATCGATTCAACACGCATTTCAAGATTTCCATCGTCTATAAGTATTGTATTCCCGGGAGAAAGAGAATCGGCAAGGCACGGAAACGAATACGATGCGCCGTTTTCATCGCCTTCGATATCACGTGAGGTAAGAAGGAAGCTTTTGCCGCTTTCCACTTCGGCACAGCCGTTCTTAAAATTTTTAAGCCTTATTTCGGGGCCCTTCGTGTCAAGCATTATAGCCAGTGATACGCCTTTTTCTGTTCTCAGCTGTTTTAATGTATTGATATTTTTAAGGTGATTTTCGTATGTGCCGTGTGAAAAGTTGAGACGAGCGACATTCATTCCGCTGTCTATCATATCGGACATTATTTTTATATCAGAGCTGGCGGGGCCGATAGTGCAGACAATTTTTGTTTTTCTCATATTCAGATAAAATCCTTTTTGCGGCTGCGCCGCTGCTTTTATTAACTCGGCAATTAAATAAATACCGCTTAAAGAGAGAAAAGACTCTGGTTTATGGACTTTTCTTTCTTATGAGACACAACTTATTTAATTGCCGTTTTAATAATTATATAAAAAACCGGAAAGCAAATTTTGCAAATGCCTGAATTATATTAATATGTTGCTTCGTAATAATATAGCTTGTCGGCTATTTTTTCGGTATAGTAGGTCACATCAGAGGATTTATAAATGAATCCTCCATCGCTTTTAATCAGCTCAACTGAAAAATCACTCAGAAATACAGGGACATCCGTAACAGAATAATACACGCCGAAATAATATCTCCCGCTGCCTCCGCAGCTGAATTCGCATACCGAATAATTTTTACCGGAATTCGCCGCTATCGACACTACGCCGCATGTTTCGAGAACTGTCCTGACATTCTCGCTGTCAATAGCAGAAATGTTTTTATTTTTACCGTCGACAACATCAGCGCGGTACAAGCCATTGATAGTTTTGTCTTCGATCGGGTATTTGTCGGTCGAGGAGATATATACATCGGATTTATATGCTAAAACCTCTTCGGCGCATTTTATAAGTTTTTGTCTGTTGTCAATACACTCGGATATGATTTTCCCCCTGTCGGGCGTATATGTTTCAAACCCGCAGGAAACGAAAATTAATATTATTGCAAGAATGGATACGATGGCAGCAACACGGTTTATATAAGAATGTTTACTCATTTTTTTGGTCATACCTTTCCGCCGGACCGCAAATTTGTGGCGGCTTCGGCTTGCTACCGTAAACAATTATATCATAATTTTTTTAATGATGCAACCGATATCATCAGAACATGAATTATGACATATCTCTTACATATTCAATATCAATCCGTGTTTTCCTTCTATACGGACTCCAAAGGATATGTGCTTTTCGGTTATACGGTATCTGGGATCCAGCTTAGGACCGCACGAGTTGCTTCCTATCCCCGAAACGCGGTAGTCGGCGGAAATATATATATTTCCATCAGATCTAAGCTCCTTATTATGAGAAGCAGAAGAAATTGCCTCCGGCGAATACGGCAAAGCATTGAACGAAAACGATTGTGTTTCAGAGCACGGCGTTATTTTCATGCCTGTTCCGTATACGTCTTTTACTGCCGCATATCGGACTCCGAAATGGCTTCCCGTCTCCTGCGGCTTTATATAAGGAATAAAATTATCCTTCACATCGGATGCGAAAAGCCCCATGCGGGAAGCAAGCCTTTTATCCTCGTAGCTTTCATACGGTCCCATGCCGAAATATTCCATCCTTCCGTTTTCACCCGGAGACACAAATTCAAAGCCGAATCTCGGAAGAAACGGCGCATCGGGAGAAATATCGGCTTCTGCCAAAATCAACGCGGAGCCGTCAGCAGAAACTTCAGTAATGAGATGTGCTTTCAGGATATACGGTTTTGTCTCGCACAAAAGTGATATTTCAGATGAAAAGGCGACAGAGCTGTCGCCGCAATGAATCATGCTTACTCCATGAACACGTTTCCTGGCTTTGTCAAATCCGAAGTGTTTCCATTCGTTGACTATATTGCGGTCGTTGTCTGTCGGAGCGCGCCAGATCTGAAGCTTTACAGGGGCACAGATTAGCTTCTTGCCTTCATATGTCAGACGCGTGATCATTCCCCCCGACTCGTCAAAGACATATTCCGCCTCCCCTGCCTTTATTACTGTCAATAAATTGTCGTCGCCGCGTGCAACCGTAATACATACCGTATTTCCGTATACAGTCAAAGACGCGTCTGATAATTCAGGGACGGATTTCAAATGCTTTTGATATGAGCAGATGCCTTCGCCCGGAGCGCGCCACTCCCGGCCTTTTTCTTCCAGTAAAAAAATGTTTAAATAATATTCGCCGACATCCTTCATTTCCGGCATGGGTGGCAATCTGTATACGGCGCTCCCCAGAGCGGGGATTTCAACTTCGTATATTCGTGTTTCGTATATTTTTAAACCGTTTCTTTCCGCATTTATATAGAGAGACACACCGTCAAGCGATGTGAAATACTTTTTCGATACAATCGTAAGCTCATTTACGGCTTCATCATACATGAATTTCACGGGTGCGTATGCCTGTTTGGCTTCCAAAAATCCGGTATGAGGCGTCCTGTCAGGGAACACAAGCCCGTCTACACAAAAATTTCCGTCGTTCGGAAAATCTCCGAAATCTCCGCCGTAATTATATTTCTCGCTTTCCCGCGGATAAATCAACGCGTGATCGCAGAATTCCCATATACAGCCGCCGAAAAACCTGTCGTTATTTTCTATCTCAGCCCAGTAAGCGGCAATATCTCCCGGTCCGTTGCCCATGGCGTGACAGTATTCGCACATAAAATAAGGCTTGTCAAATTTCGGATCGGATAAATAGCTTCTGATCATTTCTATTGACGGGTACATAGTGCTTTCCAAAGGGGAAAGCGAAGTAAATTCGTCCGAATAACGCAGGCAGCTGCCTTCGTAATGGATAATAGCCGACATATCACGCGAGAGAATGTAATCGCGCATGGCATAATGGTTCGCTCCGCAGCCTGATTCGTTGCCGAGCGACCAGAAAACGATGCCGGCGCGGTTTTTATCGCGTTCGTAAAGCCTTTGAGCACGATCAACAAATGCGTTTTTCCATTCCGGCGAATCTGACAGCTCATTCCATCTTCCGTCAGTCTGCATTCCATGCGCTTCGAGATCGGCCTCGTCGACAAGGTATATTCCGAGCTCGTCGCACATCTCTGGCAAGCGCGGATCCGGAGGATAATGTGATGTACGGATCATGTTCACATTAAAGCGCTTCATAATCAGCAGGTCGCGCCGCATATCCGAAACAGAAACTGCGTAACCGCGCAGCGGATCTGAATCGTGGCGGTTCACGCCCTTTGCTTTTACATAGCGACCGTTGATCATGACCGCTCCGCCGACGATGCTAACTGATTTGAAGCCGATACGCTGAAGTATAATCTCATCCGAATGAGTTATATACAAATTATATAAAACCGGAGATTCGTCGGACCATGGTGACACACCCGGAAGAACAATCGATATACTTTCATTTGGCGGGCATTTTCCGCTCCAGAGAACTGCCCCGTTCTGGTTTTCGAGGACAATCTCGGAAGCAAGCAAAGATGCGGGACATGATTTGAGTTCTATCGTCAGCTTTCCGAGCGGAAGATCTCCGTCATCGTCGTAATCGGTTTTGATTCTTACATCGGTAATATGCTCCTTTGCGTGCGCGAGAAGATACACATCCCTGAAAATACCAGACAGCCTCCACATATCCTGATCCTCGAGATAACTGAAAACGCACCACTTCATTACGATTACCGTAATACGGTTTTCTCCGGATTTGACAAACGGAGAAACAAAAAACTCGGATGTGGAGTGGCTTACCGTGCTGTATCCGACATATCTGCCGTTAATGTAAAGATAATATGCGCTCGAAACTCCGTCAAAATTGATATAAAGCTCTCTGGACGTAAAATCAGCTCCGAGCGTGAATACGCGCGAATATGCTCCGACCGGGTTGTTATCCGGTATTTCCGGCGGATTTACCGGGAAAGGATACTGCATGTTTAAATATTGCGGAACATCACCGGGGACCGGATGCGAAATCTGCCAGCAGGAAGGGACATTGAGCTTTTCACAGCTGCATATATCTTCGCATGATGAATCAAACCCGTTTACAACCGAATCCGGAACCGATTCTATCCGGTCATAATGGCAGAAATCCCATTCACCGGACAGTGATTTAAAATACGCGCTGTCTTCGCGCGGAGCCCCTGGAACGGGCTTTTTTTCAAACGGAATAAAATACGCTCGGGGAGGCAGTGTGTTTTCGTGCAAACATGACAGCGACTTATGATTGAAAAGCTTCATAATATTCGCCTTTCTTTTTAAGGAACCTCTAATAACTAATAATTACAACAAAATTAAAAGAGGCTGCCTTTATGTATTCAGGTTTGATTTATTATTAACTCGGTATTTAAATAACTACCGCTTAAAGAGAGAAAAGGCTCTGGTATATACACTTTTCTCTCCTATAAAACAAGGCTTATTTAATTGGTATTTTAATAACTCGGCAATTAAATAATTTTATATTGACTTTCCTTATACTTTGCGGATTTATTCCCGGTAAAACGGAGCAAATTATTTACGGTCATAATTGATTTCGACTCCAAGCCCGGGCGCGTCGGAAAGAATTATATTTCCTTTTTCAAATTTAACGCTGCTTGAAACAGGGTTTTCGCTTATAAGGAAAGGAGGATCGAGGTCGATTTTTGTGACGACATCCGCATTTGCGGCGGCAAGATGAGCGGCGGCGATCACTCCGACGGGATTTTCAAGCATACATCCCATCATACACCGAACTCCGTATTCACGGCAGATGGAGATAACCGAGGCTGCAGTGTTGAGCCCTCCGGTTTTCATCAGCTTAATATTTATCATATCTGCCGCGCCGCGCTTGATCACCTCTATCGCATCGGAAATGCCGAACACAGCCTCATCCGCGAGCACAGGAGTGAGCACACCCTTAGAAACCGTCTCCAAGCCCTCTATGTCAGCGGCTTTAACTGGCTGTTCAACAAGCTCAACGCCAAGATTGCGGCGTTCAGCTTCATTTATTATAAATATAGCCTCCTTCGGGCTCCATCCCTGATTGGCGTCTATCCTTAGGATAATCTTTTTTCCGACGGCTTCTCTGACCGCTTCAAGGCGGTATAGATCGGATCTTGGGTCACCGCCGAGCTTCAGCTTAAGTATATCAAAACCGCGTCCGATCGCGGTCACGCTGTCTGAAACCATTTTTTCGGGAGTGTCAAGTGAAATCGTTATATCTGTCTTCAGACTGACCGGCTTTGAAGCGCCGAAATATTTATAGAGAGGTATGCCCATTGTCTTTGTGTAGAGATCAAAATAAGCGATTTCACAGGCGGCTTTTGCGCTTGTATTCCGCTGGATACATGACTTTATCTTTACAAGTACGGCCGTCTTGTCGAAAAGATCCATTCCTATTATGGAAGGAAGTATAATATTAGTAAGCGAAAAAGTGATTGACGCGGATGTCTCGCCTGTTATTGCGGCAGTCGCGGCGGCTTCTCCGACTCCGTATTTTCCGTTGTCACCGAACAGCCTTACACATATGCCGTCGGTGGCAGAGGTGGCGCGCAGCGCTGTTTTAAAAGGAGTGATTAATTTCGCCGTGAGCGGCGTGACTTCATAATGAGTAATCTTCACAAAAAAATCTCCAGTATACATTGATATTATATAAATTTATATTCGGTCAGTGCGGCTTTGCCAAAAGAAGCAATTGCATCTAATGCCTTTTGAGGTTCATAAACATCGCTGATAAAAACTGAAAGAATGATAGTTCTTCCGTCCTTCGTAAATAATCCGCTGTCGTTTTCAACTCCGCCCTTTTTGGGCTCCGGGTCAAGTTCTCCGCCTTTGCCGGCAAAAAACAAGCCGGACGGGATCTTAGCCGGCAGTCCGTCAAGATGACGCTGTCGGCTGAGCAGGGATAGGAGTGCCTCCGACTTTTTCTTTCCGAAGCCACCGTTTACAACGATGTCCAAAAACCTCACGCAGTCTCGGGTTGAGGTGAAATTGTCAATACCTCTTGCGACCGCGTCAAAGTCGAGCATGATGCGCCTGAGTGACGTACCTGAAAAGCCGTGCGAAGCGATAATTGAATTTATATATTCGAATCCGTATTTTTTAATTAAAATATTTGTGGCATCATTGTCGCTTACGGTAATCATTTTTTCTAAAAGCCCGGAGGTGTATTCATCTATCTCAATTTTTTCTTCTTCAAAACGAGTCAATACCGCCAAAGCAATATACATTTTAATGACCGAAGCGGAACGGAACGGACGGTTTTCCCCCCAGTAAAATTCATTGTTTGTGTCTGCGCCGAAAACTTTTAACCCCGCGGACCAGCTGCCGACGGGATCAAACAAATTCGCAGCATATGATTTATCGAAAATCATTATAATTCCCCTTTCAAGCATTAGCGTGAAAAATCCCGGTCTTCCTCCGAGCATAACATATAAATAATTCTATCACATCGCGTTCTCACTTTCAATACCGCGGCGTGAATTTTCGGAAGCGAGAATAAGAGGGGCTCAGTATTTAAATAATTACCGCTCAAATAGAGAAAAGACTCTGGTATATGGGCTTTTCTCTTATAAAACAAAGTATAATTAAAAATACGGCGCCATACAAAGGCACCGTAAAAAATTGATATAAATGCTTTCCATTTTTAAGTAAGCAAGGATATTTTATCTTACTGCTTAGGCTCCATGCTTTTATTTGCCTCAATCCATTCATCGAGCGTTTCATAATTCCTATCTTTGCATTCACTTCTACGCCAGCTATCAAACAACGCGTCAAGATCAACTTTTTCAGAAAGCGTATAAGTTTTCTCCGCATTGAATTTAAGTTTATTATTTATCACTTCAGCAGAGCCATATTCGCTGTAGAATTCGTCTCGACCTGTGCAAATGTACAGAACACCGTAAACAAATTGATTCGCGTCGAACTTTTTCGCCATACGGAAATATTTCAGATGCCCGTCGTCATCGCGGTATAACGAGGTCGTGGTGTCTTCTTTCTGATCGTATGAAGTATGTATCTCACCCGTTCCGCCTTCCCAAAAAGCAAAGGTATCTCCGAAATTATAATATAGCTTCGATATGACCACAACGCCGTCGGCTTCAAATACAGCAAACTCAAAATTACCGTACATTTGAATCGGGTTTTCAAAATGCACGCTGCTGCCCTTTGCAACGATGTCTGAACAAAAAGCCGTGTTATCGTGAATGATGGCAGTTAAAACAGCTCTGTCCGCATCGGTAATACGCAGCTTCAGGCTTTTACCTTGATATGCGTCGTCCTCACTGATATCGTTTATATATTCACCAAGCTCAGACGCGGCAACATCAACCTCAATTAACGGTTCCTCCTCAGTCTTGGTATCAGTTATATATGTTTCTGATGTATCAGTTTCTGCCGCATCAGTTTCGGTGAAATACGTTTCGGGAATATATGTATCTGTACCGGACGCCGTATCATGATCGGAAGAAGCTTCCAATGCGGTTAATGATTGTGCGGTATCAAGTGTTTCATGCGGTTTATTAACCATGTCACATGAAGATATTATCGACAAGGATATAGCTAAAACAGAAATAATTAATATAGTGTGTTTCATTGTTTCCTCAAATCGGTATCGGTAATCCGCAAGGGCTCGGGA
This genomic window from Oscillospiraceae bacterium contains:
- a CDS encoding dipeptide epimerase — its product is MKITHYEVTPLTAKLITPFKTALRATSATDGICVRLFGDNGKYGVGEAAATAAITGETSASITFSLTNIILPSIIGMDLFDKTAVLVKIKSCIQRNTSAKAACEIAYFDLYTKTMGIPLYKYFGASKPVSLKTDITISLDTPEKMVSDSVTAIGRGFDILKLKLGGDPRSDLYRLEAVREAVGKKIILRIDANQGWSPKEAIFIINEAERRNLGVELVEQPVKAADIEGLETVSKGVLTPVLADEAVFGISDAIEVIKRGAADMINIKLMKTGGLNTAASVISICREYGVRCMMGCMLENPVGVIAAAHLAAANADVVTKIDLDPPFLISENPVSSSVKFEKGNIILSDAPGLGVEINYDRK
- a CDS encoding glycoside hydrolase family 2 TIM barrel-domain containing protein, giving the protein MKLFNHKSLSCLHENTLPPRAYFIPFEKKPVPGAPREDSAYFKSLSGEWDFCHYDRIESVPDSVVNGFDSSCEDICSCEKLNVPSCWQISHPVPGDVPQYLNMQYPFPVNPPEIPDNNPVGAYSRVFTLGADFTSRELYINFDGVSSAYYLYINGRYVGYSTVSHSTSEFFVSPFVKSGENRITVIVMKWCVFSYLEDQDMWRLSGIFRDVYLLAHAKEHITDVRIKTDYDDDGDLPLGKLTIELKSCPASLLASEIVLENQNGAVLWSGKCPPNESISIVLPGVSPWSDESPVLYNLYITHSDEIILQRIGFKSVSIVGGAVMINGRYVKAKGVNRHDSDPLRGYAVSVSDMRRDLLIMKRFNVNMIRTSHYPPDPRLPEMCDELGIYLVDEADLEAHGMQTDGRWNELSDSPEWKNAFVDRAQRLYERDKNRAGIVFWSLGNESGCGANHYAMRDYILSRDMSAIIHYEGSCLRYSDEFTSLSPLESTMYPSIEMIRSYLSDPKFDKPYFMCEYCHAMGNGPGDIAAYWAEIENNDRFFGGCIWEFCDHALIYPRESEKYNYGGDFGDFPNDGNFCVDGLVFPDRTPHTGFLEAKQAYAPVKFMYDEAVNELTIVSKKYFTSLDGVSLYINAERNGLKIYETRIYEVEIPALGSAVYRLPPMPEMKDVGEYYLNIFLLEEKGREWRAPGEGICSYQKHLKSVPELSDASLTVYGNTVCITVARGDDNLLTVIKAGEAEYVFDESGGMITRLTYEGKKLICAPVKLQIWRAPTDNDRNIVNEWKHFGFDKARKRVHGVSMIHCGDSSVAFSSEISLLCETKPYILKAHLITEVSADGSALILAEADISPDAPFLPRFGFEFVSPGENGRMEYFGMGPYESYEDKRLASRMGLFASDVKDNFIPYIKPQETGSHFGVRYAAVKDVYGTGMKITPCSETQSFSFNALPYSPEAISSASHNKELRSDGNIYISADYRVSGIGSNSCGPKLDPRYRITEKHISFGVRIEGKHGLILNM
- a CDS encoding serine hydrolase — protein: MIFDKSYAANLFDPVGSWSAGLKVFGADTNNEFYWGENRPFRSASVIKMYIALAVLTRFEEEKIEIDEYTSGLLEKMITVSDNDATNILIKKYGFEYINSIIASHGFSGTSLRRIMLDFDAVARGIDNFTSTRDCVRFLDIVVNGGFGKKKSEALLSLLSRQRHLDGLPAKIPSGLFFAGKGGELDPEPKKGGVENDSGLFTKDGRTIILSVFISDVYEPQKALDAIASFGKAALTEYKFI